A genome region from Cucumis sativus cultivar 9930 chromosome 4, Cucumber_9930_V3, whole genome shotgun sequence includes the following:
- the LOC101213475 gene encoding palmitoyl-monogalactosyldiacylglycerol delta-7 desaturase, chloroplastic isoform X2, translating into MHRLLLEKEVKPHEGHKPLVMDESKQEEPKKMVKPPRSFWRRNWTTLDKRVAYIILFVHLLCIFAPFQFNWSAFRVTVALIVITGLFGMTISYHRNLAHKSFQLPKWLEYSFAYCGVHCLQGDPLDWVSTHRCHHQFVDSEKDPHSPINGFWISHMMWLFDSYTLTNKVCPKYSSDLKKIERNMFVIFTKHGKPDNVGDLEKQRFYRFIHKTYMLHHLALAIILYSIGGVPFFIWGMCVRIVAVFHSTFMVNSVCHIWGKQPWRTGDLSRNNWLVGLTSFGEGWHNNHHAFSYSARLGLEWWQLDAGWYVIKFLQVIGLATNVKLPSPTHMQSLAMDHKPKDKLF; encoded by the exons ATGCATAGACTTCTGTTGG AGAAGGAGGTGAAGCCCCATGAAGGCCATAAGCCTTTGGTAATGGATGAATCAAAACAAGAAGAACCAAAGAAAATGGTGAAGCCTCCACGATCATTTTGGAGGAGAAACTGGACGACCTTAGACAAACGTGTTGcttatatcattttatttgtgCATCTGCTTTGTATTTTTGCACCATTTCAGTTCAATTGGTCAGCATTTCGAGTCACCGTTGCATTAATAGTTATCACAGGTCTCTTTGGAATGACTATATCCTACCATAGAAATCTTGCTCACAAAAGTTTCCAGCTTCCAAAATGGCTTGAATACTCATTTGCTTATTGTGGAGTTCATTGTCTTCAG GGCGATCCACTCGACTGGGTGAGTACACATCGATGTCATCATCAATTCGTTGATTCCGAGAAAGACCCACATAGTCCCATTAATGGATTTTGGATTAGTCACATGATGTGGCTTTTTGATTCCTACACTCTAACCAACAAAGTTTGTCCAAAGTATTCCAGTGATCTAaaaaagatagagagaaaCATGTTTGTGATTTTTACAAAGCATGGGAAACCAGACAACGTTGGTGATTTGGAGAAGCAAAGGTTCTATAGATTTATTCACAAAACATATATGCTTCATCATCTTGCTCTTGCAATCATACTCTACAGCATTGGAGGAGTTCCTTTCTTTATATGGGGAATG TGTGTGAGAATTGTAGCGGTTTTTCATTCTACATTTATGGTGAATTCAGTATGTCATATATGGGGAAAGCAACCTTGGAGAACTGGGGATTTGTCAAGAAACAATTG gtTGGTGGGTTTGACTTCATTTGGGGAAGGATGGCACAATAACCACCATGCCTTTAGTTATTCAGCCAGGCTTGGGCTTGAATGGTGGCAACTTGATGCTGGTTGGTATGTTATCAAGTTCTTACAAGTCATTGGATTGGCCACTAATGTAAAATTACCCTCTCCCACCCACATGCAAAGCCTAGCTATGGATCATAAACCAAAGGACAAACTTTTCTAA
- the LOC101213475 gene encoding palmitoyl-monogalactosyldiacylglycerol delta-7 desaturase, chloroplastic isoform X1, translating into MHRLLLAEKEVKPHEGHKPLVMDESKQEEPKKMVKPPRSFWRRNWTTLDKRVAYIILFVHLLCIFAPFQFNWSAFRVTVALIVITGLFGMTISYHRNLAHKSFQLPKWLEYSFAYCGVHCLQGDPLDWVSTHRCHHQFVDSEKDPHSPINGFWISHMMWLFDSYTLTNKVCPKYSSDLKKIERNMFVIFTKHGKPDNVGDLEKQRFYRFIHKTYMLHHLALAIILYSIGGVPFFIWGMCVRIVAVFHSTFMVNSVCHIWGKQPWRTGDLSRNNWLVGLTSFGEGWHNNHHAFSYSARLGLEWWQLDAGWYVIKFLQVIGLATNVKLPSPTHMQSLAMDHKPKDKLF; encoded by the exons ATGCATAGACTTCTGTTGG CAGAGAAGGAGGTGAAGCCCCATGAAGGCCATAAGCCTTTGGTAATGGATGAATCAAAACAAGAAGAACCAAAGAAAATGGTGAAGCCTCCACGATCATTTTGGAGGAGAAACTGGACGACCTTAGACAAACGTGTTGcttatatcattttatttgtgCATCTGCTTTGTATTTTTGCACCATTTCAGTTCAATTGGTCAGCATTTCGAGTCACCGTTGCATTAATAGTTATCACAGGTCTCTTTGGAATGACTATATCCTACCATAGAAATCTTGCTCACAAAAGTTTCCAGCTTCCAAAATGGCTTGAATACTCATTTGCTTATTGTGGAGTTCATTGTCTTCAG GGCGATCCACTCGACTGGGTGAGTACACATCGATGTCATCATCAATTCGTTGATTCCGAGAAAGACCCACATAGTCCCATTAATGGATTTTGGATTAGTCACATGATGTGGCTTTTTGATTCCTACACTCTAACCAACAAAGTTTGTCCAAAGTATTCCAGTGATCTAaaaaagatagagagaaaCATGTTTGTGATTTTTACAAAGCATGGGAAACCAGACAACGTTGGTGATTTGGAGAAGCAAAGGTTCTATAGATTTATTCACAAAACATATATGCTTCATCATCTTGCTCTTGCAATCATACTCTACAGCATTGGAGGAGTTCCTTTCTTTATATGGGGAATG TGTGTGAGAATTGTAGCGGTTTTTCATTCTACATTTATGGTGAATTCAGTATGTCATATATGGGGAAAGCAACCTTGGAGAACTGGGGATTTGTCAAGAAACAATTG gtTGGTGGGTTTGACTTCATTTGGGGAAGGATGGCACAATAACCACCATGCCTTTAGTTATTCAGCCAGGCTTGGGCTTGAATGGTGGCAACTTGATGCTGGTTGGTATGTTATCAAGTTCTTACAAGTCATTGGATTGGCCACTAATGTAAAATTACCCTCTCCCACCCACATGCAAAGCCTAGCTATGGATCATAAACCAAAGGACAAACTTTTCTAA
- the LOC101213708 gene encoding pseudo histidine-containing phosphotransfer protein 6, with product MLGFRADRLRADMNRLLALLFHQGVLDEQFLQLQQLQDESSPNFVSEVVNIYFQESERLLKNLRALLIERDLTDYKKMGNHLNQLMGSSSSIGANRVRNVCIAFRANSEQNNRAGCLRALEVLEHEYCYLKSKLHELFQIEQQRVLGAGVRYPMQQN from the exons ATGCTTGGCTTCCGGGCCGATAGGTTGCGAGCCGATATGAACCGATTACTTGCCTTACTCTTTCACCAA GGAGTATTGGACGAGCAATTCTTACAGCTACAACAACTCCAAGATGAGAGCTCTCCAAATTTTGTATCAGAAGTTGTCAACATTTACTTTCAAGAATCAGAGAGACTATTGAAAAACCTCAGAGCATTATT AATAGAGAGAGATTTAACAGATTACAAGAAAATGGGAAACCATTTGAATCAATTGATGGGAAGTAGCTCAAGCATTGGAGCCAACAGAGTCAGAAATGTTTGCATTGCATTTCGAGCCAATTCTGAACAAAACAACCGGGCTgg TTGTTTGAGAGCATTGGAAGTTCTTGAACATGAGTATTGCTATTTAAAGAGCAAACTTCATGAGCTGTTTCAG ATAGAGCAGCAAAGAGTTTTGGGAGCAGGAGTTAGGTACCCAATGCAGCAgaattga
- the LOC101210229 gene encoding palmitoyl-monogalactosyldiacylglycerol delta-7 desaturase, chloroplastic, with protein sequence MALLNSKFHRFPSLRPSIHRSPLPTLNFPSIPHDQLPFHFVGRPNFNSLRLNSPIHIQNRAISSPTEAFEPESLPPPPASAVDGRRILLSDVVVKRRREVFWGRKWNSLDIGTAGVVVATHLLTLFAPFQFNWAAFWVAISLYIITGLFGITLSFHRNLSHRSFKLPKWLEYLFAYCGVQALQGNPIDWVSTHRYHHQFCDSERDPHSPIEGFWFSHMSWLFDTNSVVERCGEPNNVGDLEKQPFYKFIQTTYLLHPIALGALLYSMGGFPFIVWGMGVRIVWVYHITWLVNSACHVWGSQAWKTGDLSRNNWWVALLAFGEGWHNNHHAFEFSARHGLEWWQLDMTWYVVRLLQAIGLATDVKIPTQLQKEKLAIINTT encoded by the exons ATGGCTCTTCTCAATTCTAAATTCCACCGCTTCCCATCTCTCCGCCCTTCAATCCACCGTTCACCCCTCCCCACCCTTAATTTTCCCTCCATTCCCCATGACCAATTACCCTTTCATTTTGTGGGTCGTCCTAATTTCAATTCCCTGAGGTTGAATTCCCCAATTCATATCCAAAACAGAGCAATTTCTTCGCCGACAGAAGCATTTGAGCCAGAGTCGTTGCCGCCGCCACCGGCGTCGGCGGTGGATGGGAGGAGGATTTTGTTGTCGGACGTAGTGGTGAAGCGGCGGAGGGAAGTGTTTTGGGGAAGGAAATGGAATTCGTTAGATATCGGAACGGCTGGAGTGGTGGTGGCGACGCATTTACTTACACTTTTTGCtccttttcaattcaattggGCTGCATTTTGGGTGGcgatttctttatatataatcaCTGGTCTATTCGGTATTACCCTATCATTTCATCGGAATCTCTCTCATCGGAGCTTTAAACTTCCTAAATGGCTCGAATATCTCTTCGCATATTGTGGAGTTCAAGCCCTTCAG GGAAATCCGATCGATTGGGTTAGCACGCATAGATATCACCATCAATTTTGCGATTCCGAAAGAGACCCGCATAGTCCAATTGAAGGCTTTTGGTTTAGTCATATGAGTTGGTTGTTTGATACCAATTCTGTGGTTGAGAGG TGTGGAGAGCCAAACAATGTTGGGGATTTGGAAAAGCAACCATTTTACAAGTTCATTCAAACTACTTATCTTCTTCATCCAATTGCTCTTGGTGCTTTACTCTATTCAATGGGTGGATTTCCTTTCATTGTTTGGGGAATG GGTGTGAGAATAGTGTGGGTGTACCATATCACTTGGCTGGTGAATTCAGCTTGCCATGTTTGGGGAAGTCAAGCTTGGAAAACAGGAGATTTATCTAGGAACAACTG GTGGGTGGCATTGCTTGCATTTGGAGAGGGATGGCACAACAACCACCATGCATTCGAGTTCTCAGCCCGACATGGCCTAGAGTGGTGGCAGCTCGACATGACATGGTACGTTGTTCGGCTTCTTCAAGCTATTGGTTTGGCCACAGATGTGAAGATACCAACACAACttcagaaagaaaaattggcaATCATCAACACCACATGA
- the LOC101210481 gene encoding glucan endo-1,3-beta-glucosidase 14 isoform X1, protein MTTCSFLFCFFFTFGAVFLNAVDATWTYGVNYGRIADNLPPPESVVTLLKAAKIKNIRIYDADHGVLNAFKGSGIEIVVGLGNEFLKDISVGEDRAMNWIKENVQPFLPDTHIRGIAVGNEILGGADVELWEVLLPAVKNVYSALYRLQLTSVVQVSSPHSEAVFANSFPPSSCIFREDIVPFMKPLLQFFSFIGSPFFINAYPFLAYKNDPEHIDINYALFKKNKGIFDAKTNLHYDNMFEAQVDAAYAALEKVGYPKMPVIVSETGWASHGDENEAGATMKNARTYNRNLRKKLMKKKGTPFRPKMVVRAYIFALFNENSKPGPTSERNFGLFKPDGSISYDIGFTGLKPSAAGPSSLLSFKKLGFGGWFGCSYSMVLTASVAILMLILSS, encoded by the exons ATGACCACTTGTTCCTTTTTGTTCTGCTTCTTTTTTACCTTCGGTGCCGTCTTCCTAAATG CAGTGGATGCAACTTGGACATATGGAGTGAATTATGGAAGAATAGCAGATAATTTACCACCACCTGAAAGTGTTGTGACTCTTTTGAAAGCTGCAAAGATAAAGAACATCAGAATCTATGATGCTGATCATGGAGTCCTCAACGCCTTCAAAGGTTCCGGTATTGAGATTGTAGTCGGGCTCGGTAATGAATTTCTCAAAGACATAAGCGTTGGGGAGGATCGAGCTATGAActggattaaagaaaatgtccAGCCATTTCTCCCCGACACTCATATAAGAGGGATTGCGGTTGGGAACGAGATATTGGGGGGTGCTGATGTTGAGCTGTGGGAGGTTCTTTTGCCTGCAGTAAAAAATGTTTACAGTGCTCTTTATAGGCTTCAATTGACAAGTGTTGTGCAAGTTTCAAGTCCACATTCAGAAGCTGTTTTTGCAAACTCATTTCCTCCTTCATCCTGCATTTTTAGGGAAGATATTGTGCCATTTATGAAGCCACTTTTGCAATTCTTCTCCTTCATTGGCTCACCTTTCTTCATTAATGCATATCCCTTCTTGGCTTACAAGAATGACCCTGAACATATTGACATTAACTATGCACTCTTCAAGAAGAACAAAGGGATCTTCGATGCAAAAACCAATCTGCATTACGATAACATGTTCGAGGCTCAAGTTGATGCGGCTTACGCTGCACTTGAAAAGGTTGGCTACCCTAAGATGCCGGTCATTGTTTCGGAAACTGGCTGGGCTTCTCATGGAGACGAGAACGAAGCTGGTGCTACCATGAAAAATGCAAGGACATACAATCGAAATCTACGTAAGAAGTtgatgaaaaagaagggaaCTCCTTTCCGGCCGAAAATGGTGGTGAGGGCTTACATTTTTGCTCTATTCAACGAGAACTCAAAACCAGGGCCAACGTCCGAGAGGAACTTCGGACTGTTCAAGCCAGATGGCAGCATTTCATACGATATTGGCTTCACAGGACTCAAGCCGTCCGCTGCAGGACCCTcatctcttctctctttcaag AAACTTGGATTTGGAGGCTGGTTTGGTTGTTCATATTCAATGGTTCTCACAGCCTCCGTTGCTATTCTGATGCTGATTCTTTCATCATAG
- the LOC101210481 gene encoding glucan endo-1,3-beta-glucosidase 14 isoform X2, with protein MTTCSFLFCFFFTFGAVFLNVDATWTYGVNYGRIADNLPPPESVVTLLKAAKIKNIRIYDADHGVLNAFKGSGIEIVVGLGNEFLKDISVGEDRAMNWIKENVQPFLPDTHIRGIAVGNEILGGADVELWEVLLPAVKNVYSALYRLQLTSVVQVSSPHSEAVFANSFPPSSCIFREDIVPFMKPLLQFFSFIGSPFFINAYPFLAYKNDPEHIDINYALFKKNKGIFDAKTNLHYDNMFEAQVDAAYAALEKVGYPKMPVIVSETGWASHGDENEAGATMKNARTYNRNLRKKLMKKKGTPFRPKMVVRAYIFALFNENSKPGPTSERNFGLFKPDGSISYDIGFTGLKPSAAGPSSLLSFKKLGFGGWFGCSYSMVLTASVAILMLILSS; from the exons ATGACCACTTGTTCCTTTTTGTTCTGCTTCTTTTTTACCTTCGGTGCCGTCTTCCTAAATG TGGATGCAACTTGGACATATGGAGTGAATTATGGAAGAATAGCAGATAATTTACCACCACCTGAAAGTGTTGTGACTCTTTTGAAAGCTGCAAAGATAAAGAACATCAGAATCTATGATGCTGATCATGGAGTCCTCAACGCCTTCAAAGGTTCCGGTATTGAGATTGTAGTCGGGCTCGGTAATGAATTTCTCAAAGACATAAGCGTTGGGGAGGATCGAGCTATGAActggattaaagaaaatgtccAGCCATTTCTCCCCGACACTCATATAAGAGGGATTGCGGTTGGGAACGAGATATTGGGGGGTGCTGATGTTGAGCTGTGGGAGGTTCTTTTGCCTGCAGTAAAAAATGTTTACAGTGCTCTTTATAGGCTTCAATTGACAAGTGTTGTGCAAGTTTCAAGTCCACATTCAGAAGCTGTTTTTGCAAACTCATTTCCTCCTTCATCCTGCATTTTTAGGGAAGATATTGTGCCATTTATGAAGCCACTTTTGCAATTCTTCTCCTTCATTGGCTCACCTTTCTTCATTAATGCATATCCCTTCTTGGCTTACAAGAATGACCCTGAACATATTGACATTAACTATGCACTCTTCAAGAAGAACAAAGGGATCTTCGATGCAAAAACCAATCTGCATTACGATAACATGTTCGAGGCTCAAGTTGATGCGGCTTACGCTGCACTTGAAAAGGTTGGCTACCCTAAGATGCCGGTCATTGTTTCGGAAACTGGCTGGGCTTCTCATGGAGACGAGAACGAAGCTGGTGCTACCATGAAAAATGCAAGGACATACAATCGAAATCTACGTAAGAAGTtgatgaaaaagaagggaaCTCCTTTCCGGCCGAAAATGGTGGTGAGGGCTTACATTTTTGCTCTATTCAACGAGAACTCAAAACCAGGGCCAACGTCCGAGAGGAACTTCGGACTGTTCAAGCCAGATGGCAGCATTTCATACGATATTGGCTTCACAGGACTCAAGCCGTCCGCTGCAGGACCCTcatctcttctctctttcaag AAACTTGGATTTGGAGGCTGGTTTGGTTGTTCATATTCAATGGTTCTCACAGCCTCCGTTGCTATTCTGATGCTGATTCTTTCATCATAG
- the LOC101214196 gene encoding methyl-CpG-binding domain-containing protein 11 isoform X1, with amino-acid sequence MESKEGVMMVEIEEAQADIGAVMDEVISVELPAPPTWKKLFIPRRSGTPRKTEIVFIAPTGEEIGNRKLLEQYLKSHPGGPAISEFDWSTGETPRRSARISEKVKATPPKEEPPKKRSRKSSVSKRESKEEANASVTGPEEVEMKDAEANENNIPVVEDKDGSDNPKGEPKEIEKVGADPDISGKDKTGNDAGESKNGHTESLEATENIPQVKEGEKQDHEGGSDVVVNSEFVSMGETNKHGSETNGQDAIQEKTEGLEEAEKQENEIAETVTPSEHITAIASEVNQSEKEMVQTETKQENDSQSNKENKNDHDNVGIEQSNGVVEGEKQNDQNEATGVSDNEVKGNQDISTNAAKCNVQDEDRSIEHDSLVKENGKL; translated from the exons ATGGAGAGCAAAGAAGGAGTTATGATGGTGGAAATTGAAGAAGCTCAAGCTGATATTGGAGCAGTTATGGATGAAGTCATTTCTGTGGAGCTTCCTGCGCCACCTACTTGGAAGAAACtg TTCATACCCAGGAGGTCAGGTACCCCAAGAAAGACTGAGATTGTATTCATTGCTCCAACTGGTGAAGAAATTGGTAATAGAAAACTTCTGGAGCAGTACTTAAAATCGCATCCTGGTGGTCCTGCAATATCGGAGTTTGATTGGAGCACAGGGGAGACACCTAGAAGATCAGCAAGAATCAGTGAGAAGGTCAAGGCAACTCCACCTAAAGAGGAGCCTCCAAAGAAACGGAGCCGGAAATCTTCTGTTTCTAAGAGAGAGAGTAAGGAGGAAGCCAATGCAAGTGTCACAGGTCCTGAAGAAGTTGAAATGAAAGATGCAGAGGCAAATGAGAATAACATTCCTGTTGTAGAGGATAAAGACGGTTCTGATAATCCCAAAGGCGAACCCaaggaaatagaaaaagtgGGTGCTGATCCAGACATAAGCGGTAAAGATAAGACGGGTAATGATGCTGGTGAAAGTAAAAATGGTCATACAGAATCCCTGGAAGCCACAGAGAACATTCCCCAGGTGAAGGAAGGTGAAAAGCAAGACCACGAGGGAGGTTCAGATGTAGTTGTTAACTCGGAATTTGTCAGTATGGGTGAAACAAACAAGCACGGTAGTGAAACCAACGGTCAAGATGCGATTCAAGAGAAAACTGAGGGTTTGGAAGAAGCTGAAAagcaagaaaatgaaatagcaGAAACTGTCACACCTTCTGAACATATTACTGCTATTGCTAGTGAGGTTAACCAATCCGAAAAGGAAATGGTGCAAACTGAGACCAAGCAAGAAAACGACTCTCAAagcaacaaagaaaacaaaaatgaccATGACAATGTTGGCATTGAACAATCGAATGGAGTCGTGGAGGGAGAGAAACAGAATGATCAGAATGAAGCCACAGGTGTATCAGATAATGAGGTTAAGGGCAATCAAGATATTTCAACAAATGCTGCAAAATGTAATGTTCAGGACGAGGATAGAAGCATAGAACACGATAGCTTGGTGAAAGAAAACGGTAAGCTTTAA
- the LOC101214196 gene encoding methyl-CpG-binding domain-containing protein 11 isoform X2: protein MQFIPRRSGTPRKTEIVFIAPTGEEIGNRKLLEQYLKSHPGGPAISEFDWSTGETPRRSARISEKVKATPPKEEPPKKRSRKSSVSKRESKEEANASVTGPEEVEMKDAEANENNIPVVEDKDGSDNPKGEPKEIEKVGADPDISGKDKTGNDAGESKNGHTESLEATENIPQVKEGEKQDHEGGSDVVVNSEFVSMGETNKHGSETNGQDAIQEKTEGLEEAEKQENEIAETVTPSEHITAIASEVNQSEKEMVQTETKQENDSQSNKENKNDHDNVGIEQSNGVVEGEKQNDQNEATGVSDNEVKGNQDISTNAAKCNVQDEDRSIEHDSLVKENGKL, encoded by the coding sequence TTCATACCCAGGAGGTCAGGTACCCCAAGAAAGACTGAGATTGTATTCATTGCTCCAACTGGTGAAGAAATTGGTAATAGAAAACTTCTGGAGCAGTACTTAAAATCGCATCCTGGTGGTCCTGCAATATCGGAGTTTGATTGGAGCACAGGGGAGACACCTAGAAGATCAGCAAGAATCAGTGAGAAGGTCAAGGCAACTCCACCTAAAGAGGAGCCTCCAAAGAAACGGAGCCGGAAATCTTCTGTTTCTAAGAGAGAGAGTAAGGAGGAAGCCAATGCAAGTGTCACAGGTCCTGAAGAAGTTGAAATGAAAGATGCAGAGGCAAATGAGAATAACATTCCTGTTGTAGAGGATAAAGACGGTTCTGATAATCCCAAAGGCGAACCCaaggaaatagaaaaagtgGGTGCTGATCCAGACATAAGCGGTAAAGATAAGACGGGTAATGATGCTGGTGAAAGTAAAAATGGTCATACAGAATCCCTGGAAGCCACAGAGAACATTCCCCAGGTGAAGGAAGGTGAAAAGCAAGACCACGAGGGAGGTTCAGATGTAGTTGTTAACTCGGAATTTGTCAGTATGGGTGAAACAAACAAGCACGGTAGTGAAACCAACGGTCAAGATGCGATTCAAGAGAAAACTGAGGGTTTGGAAGAAGCTGAAAagcaagaaaatgaaatagcaGAAACTGTCACACCTTCTGAACATATTACTGCTATTGCTAGTGAGGTTAACCAATCCGAAAAGGAAATGGTGCAAACTGAGACCAAGCAAGAAAACGACTCTCAAagcaacaaagaaaacaaaaatgaccATGACAATGTTGGCATTGAACAATCGAATGGAGTCGTGGAGGGAGAGAAACAGAATGATCAGAATGAAGCCACAGGTGTATCAGATAATGAGGTTAAGGGCAATCAAGATATTTCAACAAATGCTGCAAAATGTAATGTTCAGGACGAGGATAGAAGCATAGAACACGATAGCTTGGTGAAAGAAAACGGTAAGCTTTAA
- the LOC101213953 gene encoding protein LURP-one-related 5 has product MKVSSIDDSLFSCKGLVGSSTTTTTHFTVMKTSLFFAGDGFTVYDCKGKLVFRVDSYGPDSRYRDELVLMDPHGRCLFTVRRKRPSLHQRWEGYLRERINGQKPIFGVRRSSIIGRSSFTVEMYGNPGEEYQIEGCFGQRLCTVLNVKKEPVATIRRKVDASTNVLLGKDVFSLSLNPGFDGAFAMALVLVLDRINGEGVDSSGNPEQILD; this is encoded by the exons ATGAAGGTTTCTTCCATTGATGACTCTCTGTTTTCCTGCAAGGGACTTGTTGGGTCCTCCACCACAACCACCACCCATTTCACTGTCATGAAAACTTCTCTCTTCTTCGCCGGTGATGGCTTCACCGTCTATGATTGCAAAGGCAAACTCGTTTTTCGAGTTGATTCTTATGGTCCTGATTCTCGTTACAGAGATGAACTCGTTCTCATGGACCCTCATGGCCGTTGCCTCTTCACAGTCCGCCGCAAG AGGCCGAGTTTGCATCAACGTTGGGAAGGGTATCTCCGGGAGAGAATCAACGGACAGAAACCGATTTTCGGAGTGCGGAGGTCGTCAATCATCGGACGGTCGAGTTTCACGGTGGAAATGTACGGGAATCCCGGCGAGGAGTATCAAATCGAGGGGTGTTTTGGGCAGCGATTATGCACAGTTTTGAATGTTAAGAAAGAACCGGTGGCTACAATTAGAAGGAAAGTTGATGCTTCGACTAATGTGTTGCTTGGAAAagatgttttttctctttctttaaacCCTGGTTTTGATGGAGCTTTCGCTATGGCTTTGGTTCTTGTTCTTGATCGGATTAACGGTGAAGGGGTTGATTCTAGTGGTAACCCAGAGCAAATCCTTGATTGA